CATTTTGATAAAATACAACCTTATCTGCCTTTAAAACTGAACCTTGATGCTGAAACTCTACATTACCAATAAATACAGGATTACCTTCATATAAATCAGGACGTCTAACCAAAGAGTCTGAGTGAATATGTTTTAACTTTTCTTCATTTCCTGCAACGGTACCTTTGGTATTAGGGTTTGGTTTAAAATACGCATCTTTTACCAATGGTGTTGTAGAGGTTTTCTCTTTCTGCTGTGCCAATGCAGAAAACCCTAAGCACATTAGTACGAGTATAATTAGCCTCATTATGCTTTTTTATGACCGTAGAAATAAAGCGAATGATTTTCTATTTTCACTCCAAATATTTCTTCTATAGAATCTTTAATTCCTTGGATACGAGGGTCGCAAAATTCTATAATTTCTGCAATTTCTTTGCTACCTTCCTTTTTATAGATTACCAAATGGTCGTGCTGTTTATCAAAGAAAGATTTTTCATAAGAAGCCGAAGTCATAGATTTTTCACCAAACTGGTGTTTACGAATAAGCCCTGCATCTAGAAAAATTTCTATACTATTGTAGATGGTGGCTTTACTCACATGATACTTCTTATTAAGCATAATGAGGTAGAGGTCATCTACATTAAAGTGTTCATCAAGTTTATAGATTTCCTCCAATATAGTGTATCGCTCAGGCGTGTTTCTAAATCCGTTTTCTTGTAAATACTGTTTTAGAGCGTCTTTTATTATTTCTATATCTTTCTCTTGATGTTCCATTAGGTACTATTATTTTCTAGATTTATTTAGTTACTTGTTTTAAAATTATCCATTTGTATACGCTTGTCTCCAGCTGCTGAATACAAAAGTGGAGCAGATTCTACTACCACATTATGAGTGGCAAGCCCAAAGGCTTTAAAATCATTGCTA
The genomic region above belongs to Riemerella anatipestifer and contains:
- a CDS encoding Fur family transcriptional regulator, which encodes MEHQEKDIEIIKDALKQYLQENGFRNTPERYTILEEIYKLDEHFNVDDLYLIMLNKKYHVSKATIYNSIEIFLDAGLIRKHQFGEKSMTSASYEKSFFDKQHDHLVIYKKEGSKEIAEIIEFCDPRIQGIKDSIEEIFGVKIENHSLYFYGHKKA